The Miscanthus floridulus cultivar M001 chromosome 17, ASM1932011v1, whole genome shotgun sequence genome has a window encoding:
- the LOC136515091 gene encoding uncharacterized protein isoform X2, producing the protein MLPTPWPSTFPSPATAFLLLLALLAVASGAPGPSLGGFDRGEPPGADEYSILTFHDYTPPPPPALPPPPAAPAATCAGDLRGVGDLDTQCVVHESVRLGGGVFISGSGSLVILDGVAVTCERPGCVVSANLSGDLLLGNRARVVAGWVSLAAANITLGDDAAIDTTGLGGDPPAQTSGVPTGTYGDGGGHGGRGASCFVKKGQAQEDSWGGDSYAWSALKTPNNYGSKGGSTTVEKDYGGGGGGVVWLFAEEIVMNGTILADGGDGGTKGGGGSGGSIYLKASTMRGGGKISACGGNGLAGGGGGRVSIDVFSRHDVAQIFVHGGESSGCLDNAGAAGTLYEAVPKSITVSNNNLSTQTDTVFLDPPYEPLWTNVFIRNRAKVSLPLRWNRIQAQGQILLAGSTLTFGLTHYPYSEFELLAEELLMSDSTIKVFGALRMSVKMLLMWNSRMTIDGGREIGVGTSLLEGSNLIVLKEASVIHSNANLGIHGQGVLNLSGQGDTIEAQRLILSLFYNILVGPGAVLRGPFINGSRDEMAPKLNCNESCPMEIFHPPEDCNLNSSLSFTLQICRVEDIDISGLVQGTVINFNRARSVTVQTSGTISATGLGCRGGIGQGKMLSSGLSGGGGHGGKGGDGIYNGGHAEGGSAYGHADLPCELGSGSGNFSGSSTAGGGIIVMGSYEQSLPNLSLSGSIEANGGNFTGLISHATIGGPGGGSGGTILLFVRTLLLKKDSVLSSVGGVGSNGSGGGGGGRIHFHWSDIPTGDDYIPFATVKGTILARGGVSEGQGFSGENGTITGKDCPKGLYGTFCKECPSGTYKNVTGSSKSMCSPCPPNELPRRAVYISVRGGVAETPCPYKCVSDRYRMPHCFTALEELIYTFGGPWLFGLLLSGLLVLLALVLSIARMKFVGTDELPGPAPTQHSSQIDHSFPFIESLNEVLETNRAEESHCHVHRMYFMGPNTFSEPWHLPHTPPEQISEIVYEDAFNKFVDEINALAAYQWWEGSVYSILCILSYPLAWSWQQWRRRKKLQKLREFVRSEYDHSCLRSCRSRALYEGLKVAATPDLMLGYLDFFLGGDEKRTDLPPRLHQRFPMSLIFGGDGSYMAPFSLHSDRVVTTLKSQAVPSSIWHRLVAGLNAQLRLVRHGNLNTSFLPVFKWLESHANPALNTYRVRVDLAWFQATALGYCQFGLVLHAVGEAVTAELQDGSTIKTDQHSKPKHVC; encoded by the exons ATGCTTCCCACCCCATGGCCTTCCACATTCCCTTCCCCCGCCACtgccttccttctcctccttgccctCCTCGCCGTCGCATCGGGGGCCCCAGGCCCTAGCCTAGGAGGTTTCGATCGGGGGGAGCCCCCCGGCGCGGACGAATACTCGATCCTTACGTTCCACGACTACACGCCGCCCCCGCCCCCcgctctgccgccgccgccggcggccccGGCGGCGACCTGCGCCGGGGACCTCCGCGGCGTGGGAGACCTTGACACCCAGTGCGTGGTCCATGAGTCGGTGAGGCTGGGCGGCGGGGTGTTcatcagcggcagcggcagcctcGTAATCCTCGACGGCGTCGCGGTCACCTGCGAGCGGCCCGGGTGCGTCGTCTCTGCCAACCTCTCCGGTGATCTCCTACTCGGGAACAGGGCCCGCGTCGTGGCCGGGTGGGTCTCCCTCGCAGCGGCCAACATCACGCTCGGCGACGACGCAGCTATCGACACCACCGGGCTCGGCGGTGACCCGCCCGCCCAGACCAGTGGTGTACCCACCGGGACGTATGGGGATGGCGGTGGACATGGCGGCCGTGGCGCCAGCTGCTTCGTTAAGAAGGGGCAGGCGCAGGAGGACTCATGGGGCGGTGATTCCTACGCTTGGTCTGCACTGAAGACTCCAAATAACTATGGGAGCAAAGGGGGATCCACTACCGTCGAGAAGGactatggtggtggtggtggtggtgtcgtGTGGTTGTTTGCTGAAGAGATTGTGATGAATGGAACAATTCTTGCTGATGGTGGTGACGGTGGCACCAAGGGTGGGGGTGGCTCTGGGGGGAGCATCTATCTGAAGGCTTCCACAAT GCGAGGAGGTGGCAAAATAAGTGCTTGTGGAGGCAATGGTTTagctggtggaggtggaggacgtgTTTCCATCGATGTTTTCAGTAGGCATGATGTTGCACAAATTTTTGTTCATG GGGGGGAGAGTTCAGGATGCTTGGACAATGCTGGAGCAGCTGGAACACTTTATGAAGCAGTACCTAAGAGTATTACTGTTAGCAACAATAACTTGAGCACACAAACTGATACGGTTTTTCTAGATCCCCCATATGAGCCACTCTGGACAAATGTTTTTATCAGAAATCGTGCcaaagtttctcttcccttacgCTGGAACCGTATTCAG GCTCAAGGACAGATTCTTTTAGCTGGTTCTACTCTAACTTTTGGCCTGACACATTATCCATATTCAGAATTTGAGCTGCTGGCTGAGGAACTTCTTATGAGTGATTCCACAATCAAG GTCTTTGGTGCTTTACGAATGTCGGTAAAGATGCTCCTTATGTGGAACTCAAGAATGACTATTGATGGTGGCCGAGAAATAGGCGTGGGAACTTCATTATTAGAAGGTAGCAATTTGATAGTTCTGAAG GAAGCATCTGTGATACATTCTAATGCTAATCTAGGGATTCATGGTCAAGGAGTTCTAAATTTATCCGGTCAAGGAGATACAATAGAGGCACAGCGCCTTATTTTATCACTGTTTTACAACATATTG GTTGGACCTGGAGCTGTTCTAAGGGGCCCATTTATAAATGGAAGTCGTGACGAGAT GGCCCCAAAACTGAACTGTAATGAGAGTTGCCCCATGGAAATCTTTCATCCACCTGAGGATTGCAACTTGAACTCTTCATTGTCTTTTACTTTACAG ATATGCCGCGTTGAAGATATTGATATTTCTGGCCTTGTGCAAGGAACTGTCATTAATTTTAACAGAGCGAGAAGTGTCACTGTGCAGACTTCTGGGACCATAAGTGCTACTGGACTAG GTTGCCGAGGTGGAATTGGGCAAGGAAAAATGTTAAGCAGTGGGCTTAGTGGTGGGGGTGGGCATGGTGGTAAAGGTGGCGATGGCATTTATAATGGTGGTCATGCAGAGGGTGGATCTGCATATGGTCATGCTGATTTACCATGTGAACTTGGCAGTGGCAGTGGTAATTTCAGTGGATCTTCAACTGCTGGTGGTGGTATAATAG TGATGGGTTCTTACGAACAATCTCTGCCAAACCTCTCCCTTTCTGGCTCAATTGAGGCAAATGGTGGTAATTTTACTGGTTTGATATCTCATGCCACAATTGGAGGACCTGGTGGTGGTTCTGGTGGTACAATTCTTCTTTTTGTGCGGACTTTACTCCTAAAGAAGGACTCTGTACTTTCTAGTGTTGGGGGAGTTGGAAGCAATGGCAGTGGTGGAGGTGGAGGGGGTCGGATTCACTTCCACTGGTCCGATATTCCCACTGGAGATGATTATATTCCTTTTGCAACCGTTAAAGGAACAATACTTGCAAG AGGAGGAGTCAGTGAAGGGCAAGGTTTCTCTGGTGAGAATGGAACCATCACAGGaaaggattgcccaaaaggtCTTTATGGAACATTTTGCAAG GAATGTCCTTCAGGAACATACAAGAATGTTACTGGATCATCTAAGTCAATGTGCTCACCATGCCCTCCAAATGAGTTACCTCGCCGTGCTGTATATATAAGCGTCCGAG GTGGTGTTGCTGAAACCCCATGCCCATACAAATGTGTGTCTGATAGATATCGCATGCCTCACTGTTTTACTGCCCTTGAAGAGCTGATATACACGTTTGGTGGACCTTGGTTGTTTGGTCTGCTTCTTTCTGGCCTTCTCGTTTTATTAGCTCTTGTTTTGAGTATTGCTCGGATGAAGTTTGTTGGTACTGATGAGTTGCCTGGGCCAGCACCAACTCAGCACAGCTCCCAAATTGATCACTCTTTTCCCTTCATTGAATCACTGAACGAG GTATTGGAAACTAACAGGGCAGAAGAATCACACTGTCATGTGCACAGGATGTATTTCATGGGCCCAAACACCTTCAGTGAACCTTGGCATCTCCCACACACCCCGCCAGAGCAGATTTCAGAGATTGT GTATGAGGATGCATTTAACAAATTTGTTGATGAGATCAATGCTCTTGCAGCCTATCAGTGGTGGGAAGGTTCAGTTTATAGCATCCTATGTATACTTTCATATCCCCTGGCATGGTCGTGGCAACAGTGGCGTAGGAGAAAGAAATTACAAAAACTCCGTGAATTTGTTCGTTCTGAATATGATCATTCATGCTTACGGTCCTGCCGTTCGCGTGCACTTTATGAGGGGCTGAAG GTAGCTGCTACTCCAGATTTAATGCTGGGTTATCTAGATTTCTTCCTTGGTGGGGATGAGAAAAGGACTGATCTTCCCCCTCGGCTGCATCAAAGGTTTCCAATGTCCCTGATCTTTGGAGGCGATGGAAGTTATATGGCTCCATTTTCACTTCATAGCGACAGAGTGGTCACAACTCTTAAAAGTCAG GCTGTGCCATCATCAATATGGCATCGTCTTGTAGCTGGATTGAATGCCCAGTTGCGTTTGGTTCGTCATGGAAATCTAAACACATCATTTCTTCCTGTGTTCAAATGGCTTGAAAGTCATGCAAATCCTGCATTGAACACGTACCGTGTGCGTGTTGACCTTGCATGGTTCCAAGCTACAGCATTAGGTTACTGTCAGTTTGGTCTTGTTCTTCATGCTGTGGGGGAAGCGGTGACTGCTGAACTTCAAGATGGCTCTACAATTAAAACCGATCAACATTCA AAACCAAAACACGTATGCTGA
- the LOC136515091 gene encoding uncharacterized protein isoform X1, translating to MLPTPWPSTFPSPATAFLLLLALLAVASGAPGPSLGGFDRGEPPGADEYSILTFHDYTPPPPPALPPPPAAPAATCAGDLRGVGDLDTQCVVHESVRLGGGVFISGSGSLVILDGVAVTCERPGCVVSANLSGDLLLGNRARVVAGWVSLAAANITLGDDAAIDTTGLGGDPPAQTSGVPTGTYGDGGGHGGRGASCFVKKGQAQEDSWGGDSYAWSALKTPNNYGSKGGSTTVEKDYGGGGGGVVWLFAEEIVMNGTILADGGDGGTKGGGGSGGSIYLKASTMRGGGKISACGGNGLAGGGGGRVSIDVFSRHDVAQIFVHGGESSGCLDNAGAAGTLYEAVPKSITVSNNNLSTQTDTVFLDPPYEPLWTNVFIRNRAKVSLPLRWNRIQAQGQILLAGSTLTFGLTHYPYSEFELLAEELLMSDSTIKVFGALRMSVKMLLMWNSRMTIDGGREIGVGTSLLEGSNLIVLKEASVIHSNANLGIHGQGVLNLSGQGDTIEAQRLILSLFYNILVGPGAVLRGPFINGSRDEMAPKLNCNESCPMEIFHPPEDCNLNSSLSFTLQICRVEDIDISGLVQGTVINFNRARSVTVQTSGTISATGLGCRGGIGQGKMLSSGLSGGGGHGGKGGDGIYNGGHAEGGSAYGHADLPCELGSGSGNFSGSSTAGGGIIVMGSYEQSLPNLSLSGSIEANGGNFTGLISHATIGGPGGGSGGTILLFVRTLLLKKDSVLSSVGGVGSNGSGGGGGGRIHFHWSDIPTGDDYIPFATVKGTILARGGVSEGQGFSGENGTITGKDCPKGLYGTFCKECPSGTYKNVTGSSKSMCSPCPPNELPRRAVYISVRGGVAETPCPYKCVSDRYRMPHCFTALEELIYTFGGPWLFGLLLSGLLVLLALVLSIARMKFVGTDELPGPAPTQHSSQIDHSFPFIESLNEVLETNRAEESHCHVHRMYFMGPNTFSEPWHLPHTPPEQISEIVYEDAFNKFVDEINALAAYQWWEGSVYSILCILSYPLAWSWQQWRRRKKLQKLREFVRSEYDHSCLRSCRSRALYEGLKVAATPDLMLGYLDFFLGGDEKRTDLPPRLHQRFPMSLIFGGDGSYMAPFSLHSDRVVTTLKSQAVPSSIWHRLVAGLNAQLRLVRHGNLNTSFLPVFKWLESHANPALNTYRVRVDLAWFQATALGYCQFGLVLHAVGEAVTAELQDGSTIKTDQHSVNQNTYADSQLGHSRTNDVLRKRITGTILNVDNLRMLNDRRNLFYPLSLILHNTKPVGHQDLVGLVISILLLADFSLVLLTFLQLYSYSMVDVLLVLFILPLGILAPFPAGINALFSHGQRRSAGLARVYALWNITSLVNVVVASVCGFLHYKSSNKKHPSMQPWNFGGEETSWWLFPTGLVLCKCIQARLVDWHVSILEIQDRAVYSNDPTIFWQ from the exons ATGCTTCCCACCCCATGGCCTTCCACATTCCCTTCCCCCGCCACtgccttccttctcctccttgccctCCTCGCCGTCGCATCGGGGGCCCCAGGCCCTAGCCTAGGAGGTTTCGATCGGGGGGAGCCCCCCGGCGCGGACGAATACTCGATCCTTACGTTCCACGACTACACGCCGCCCCCGCCCCCcgctctgccgccgccgccggcggccccGGCGGCGACCTGCGCCGGGGACCTCCGCGGCGTGGGAGACCTTGACACCCAGTGCGTGGTCCATGAGTCGGTGAGGCTGGGCGGCGGGGTGTTcatcagcggcagcggcagcctcGTAATCCTCGACGGCGTCGCGGTCACCTGCGAGCGGCCCGGGTGCGTCGTCTCTGCCAACCTCTCCGGTGATCTCCTACTCGGGAACAGGGCCCGCGTCGTGGCCGGGTGGGTCTCCCTCGCAGCGGCCAACATCACGCTCGGCGACGACGCAGCTATCGACACCACCGGGCTCGGCGGTGACCCGCCCGCCCAGACCAGTGGTGTACCCACCGGGACGTATGGGGATGGCGGTGGACATGGCGGCCGTGGCGCCAGCTGCTTCGTTAAGAAGGGGCAGGCGCAGGAGGACTCATGGGGCGGTGATTCCTACGCTTGGTCTGCACTGAAGACTCCAAATAACTATGGGAGCAAAGGGGGATCCACTACCGTCGAGAAGGactatggtggtggtggtggtggtgtcgtGTGGTTGTTTGCTGAAGAGATTGTGATGAATGGAACAATTCTTGCTGATGGTGGTGACGGTGGCACCAAGGGTGGGGGTGGCTCTGGGGGGAGCATCTATCTGAAGGCTTCCACAAT GCGAGGAGGTGGCAAAATAAGTGCTTGTGGAGGCAATGGTTTagctggtggaggtggaggacgtgTTTCCATCGATGTTTTCAGTAGGCATGATGTTGCACAAATTTTTGTTCATG GGGGGGAGAGTTCAGGATGCTTGGACAATGCTGGAGCAGCTGGAACACTTTATGAAGCAGTACCTAAGAGTATTACTGTTAGCAACAATAACTTGAGCACACAAACTGATACGGTTTTTCTAGATCCCCCATATGAGCCACTCTGGACAAATGTTTTTATCAGAAATCGTGCcaaagtttctcttcccttacgCTGGAACCGTATTCAG GCTCAAGGACAGATTCTTTTAGCTGGTTCTACTCTAACTTTTGGCCTGACACATTATCCATATTCAGAATTTGAGCTGCTGGCTGAGGAACTTCTTATGAGTGATTCCACAATCAAG GTCTTTGGTGCTTTACGAATGTCGGTAAAGATGCTCCTTATGTGGAACTCAAGAATGACTATTGATGGTGGCCGAGAAATAGGCGTGGGAACTTCATTATTAGAAGGTAGCAATTTGATAGTTCTGAAG GAAGCATCTGTGATACATTCTAATGCTAATCTAGGGATTCATGGTCAAGGAGTTCTAAATTTATCCGGTCAAGGAGATACAATAGAGGCACAGCGCCTTATTTTATCACTGTTTTACAACATATTG GTTGGACCTGGAGCTGTTCTAAGGGGCCCATTTATAAATGGAAGTCGTGACGAGAT GGCCCCAAAACTGAACTGTAATGAGAGTTGCCCCATGGAAATCTTTCATCCACCTGAGGATTGCAACTTGAACTCTTCATTGTCTTTTACTTTACAG ATATGCCGCGTTGAAGATATTGATATTTCTGGCCTTGTGCAAGGAACTGTCATTAATTTTAACAGAGCGAGAAGTGTCACTGTGCAGACTTCTGGGACCATAAGTGCTACTGGACTAG GTTGCCGAGGTGGAATTGGGCAAGGAAAAATGTTAAGCAGTGGGCTTAGTGGTGGGGGTGGGCATGGTGGTAAAGGTGGCGATGGCATTTATAATGGTGGTCATGCAGAGGGTGGATCTGCATATGGTCATGCTGATTTACCATGTGAACTTGGCAGTGGCAGTGGTAATTTCAGTGGATCTTCAACTGCTGGTGGTGGTATAATAG TGATGGGTTCTTACGAACAATCTCTGCCAAACCTCTCCCTTTCTGGCTCAATTGAGGCAAATGGTGGTAATTTTACTGGTTTGATATCTCATGCCACAATTGGAGGACCTGGTGGTGGTTCTGGTGGTACAATTCTTCTTTTTGTGCGGACTTTACTCCTAAAGAAGGACTCTGTACTTTCTAGTGTTGGGGGAGTTGGAAGCAATGGCAGTGGTGGAGGTGGAGGGGGTCGGATTCACTTCCACTGGTCCGATATTCCCACTGGAGATGATTATATTCCTTTTGCAACCGTTAAAGGAACAATACTTGCAAG AGGAGGAGTCAGTGAAGGGCAAGGTTTCTCTGGTGAGAATGGAACCATCACAGGaaaggattgcccaaaaggtCTTTATGGAACATTTTGCAAG GAATGTCCTTCAGGAACATACAAGAATGTTACTGGATCATCTAAGTCAATGTGCTCACCATGCCCTCCAAATGAGTTACCTCGCCGTGCTGTATATATAAGCGTCCGAG GTGGTGTTGCTGAAACCCCATGCCCATACAAATGTGTGTCTGATAGATATCGCATGCCTCACTGTTTTACTGCCCTTGAAGAGCTGATATACACGTTTGGTGGACCTTGGTTGTTTGGTCTGCTTCTTTCTGGCCTTCTCGTTTTATTAGCTCTTGTTTTGAGTATTGCTCGGATGAAGTTTGTTGGTACTGATGAGTTGCCTGGGCCAGCACCAACTCAGCACAGCTCCCAAATTGATCACTCTTTTCCCTTCATTGAATCACTGAACGAG GTATTGGAAACTAACAGGGCAGAAGAATCACACTGTCATGTGCACAGGATGTATTTCATGGGCCCAAACACCTTCAGTGAACCTTGGCATCTCCCACACACCCCGCCAGAGCAGATTTCAGAGATTGT GTATGAGGATGCATTTAACAAATTTGTTGATGAGATCAATGCTCTTGCAGCCTATCAGTGGTGGGAAGGTTCAGTTTATAGCATCCTATGTATACTTTCATATCCCCTGGCATGGTCGTGGCAACAGTGGCGTAGGAGAAAGAAATTACAAAAACTCCGTGAATTTGTTCGTTCTGAATATGATCATTCATGCTTACGGTCCTGCCGTTCGCGTGCACTTTATGAGGGGCTGAAG GTAGCTGCTACTCCAGATTTAATGCTGGGTTATCTAGATTTCTTCCTTGGTGGGGATGAGAAAAGGACTGATCTTCCCCCTCGGCTGCATCAAAGGTTTCCAATGTCCCTGATCTTTGGAGGCGATGGAAGTTATATGGCTCCATTTTCACTTCATAGCGACAGAGTGGTCACAACTCTTAAAAGTCAG GCTGTGCCATCATCAATATGGCATCGTCTTGTAGCTGGATTGAATGCCCAGTTGCGTTTGGTTCGTCATGGAAATCTAAACACATCATTTCTTCCTGTGTTCAAATGGCTTGAAAGTCATGCAAATCCTGCATTGAACACGTACCGTGTGCGTGTTGACCTTGCATGGTTCCAAGCTACAGCATTAGGTTACTGTCAGTTTGGTCTTGTTCTTCATGCTGTGGGGGAAGCGGTGACTGCTGAACTTCAAGATGGCTCTACAATTAAAACCGATCAACATTCAGT AAACCAAAACACGTATGCTGACTCTCAACTGGGCCACTCAAGGACCAATGATGTTCTGCGTAAAAGGATAACTGGCACCATTCTCAATGTTGACAATCTAAGGATGCTTAATGACAGGAGAAATTTGTTTTACCCTCTCTCTCTTATCTTGCACAATACAAAACCAGTTGGACATCAG GACCTCGTGGGCTTAGTCATCTCAATACTGCTTCTTGCAGATTTCAGCTTAGTCTTGCTTACTTTCCTCCAACTATATTCATATTCTATGGTTGATGTTttgttagtcttgttcattcttcctCTTGGGATACTGGCACCATTTCCCGCTGGGATAAATGCTCTTTTTAGTCATGGACAGAGGCGGTCAGCTGGTCTTGCTCGTGTCTATGCCTTGTGGAATATTACATCACTGGTTAATGTT